The following proteins are co-located in the Sulfurospirillum deleyianum DSM 6946 genome:
- the torA gene encoding trimethylamine-N-oxide reductase TorA, with protein MTKKMDRRSFLKASGATAGAVVATIQAEAIPLVGDSLLNDHEKGFSASHFGAVVTHTRNSRFESATPFEGDAHPVTLVEGLAARTYAEDRILYPCVREDYLKHGYKSDKSKRGNDTFVRVSWETAFDLVANEIKRVNTTYGPTAIYGGSYGWFCVGSLNNPQALLNRMLGITGGYTGRTCTYSTHAIRQITPYVGGTDESSAQPTVYPVLIEHSECIVFWGCDPINTNQIAWGVPTHGVYKYLKELKEEGKKRGVKFYVIDPVYNNTGMYFGAEHIQIRPTTDVAMMLGMAHYLYKEKLYNADFIKKYTIGFDQFKQYLLGESEDMVAKTPEWAASICGVPVEVIKMLAKECVSKRTMLMGGWSTQRAHHGEQPNWMLITLASMLGQIGLPGGGYGCNYHYSSNGVPMPAAATGNPLTKADADAKDFASASPGLSGISIKSKIKGPWDKAKMEIIPVSRIVECLENAGKEYNFDGHTKKWPELKMAYWAGGNPFHHHQDRNRMIKAWQKLETFVVQDNFWTASARMADIILPATTEQERNDITKAHTNEYIFAMKQAVAPAGEAMDDFDIFVNILRRFTAEQVLAFTEGKSKMEWIKSFYQASFDKAAKSGVKMPTFDAFWEKGYVYFETPESAKKFIKHEKFRANPVVNRLGTPSGKIEIFSKKIAGYNYKECKGHPMWFEPMEWAGSKVAKEFPLSLVSPHPKYRLHSQLNNTWLRHLEEVNGREPIWMHPNDAKKRGIKNGDVVRVFNKRGQVLAGAVVTEAIMEGAVRMQEGAWYDPKEAGKVGTLCVHGDVNVLIPDVGTSELAQGNQATALVEIEKFKGEVPAISIFKAPKIKGA; from the coding sequence ATGACAAAGAAAATGGATCGAAGATCCTTTTTGAAGGCAAGTGGAGCAACCGCAGGTGCAGTTGTTGCAACGATACAAGCGGAAGCTATTCCTTTGGTGGGAGATTCCCTGCTTAATGATCATGAAAAAGGATTTAGTGCTTCTCACTTTGGTGCCGTTGTTACGCACACGAGAAACTCACGTTTTGAGAGTGCGACACCCTTTGAGGGTGATGCTCACCCTGTGACATTAGTAGAGGGCTTAGCCGCACGGACCTATGCAGAAGATCGTATTTTATATCCTTGTGTGCGTGAGGATTATCTTAAACATGGCTATAAAAGTGATAAAAGTAAGCGAGGCAATGATACGTTTGTGCGTGTTTCGTGGGAGACTGCTTTTGATTTGGTTGCCAATGAAATCAAGAGGGTGAACACTACTTATGGTCCAACGGCGATTTATGGTGGAAGTTATGGATGGTTTTGTGTAGGAAGTCTTAACAATCCACAAGCACTTTTGAACAGAATGTTAGGCATTACAGGAGGATATACAGGGCGTACATGTACGTATTCAACCCATGCAATTCGCCAAATTACGCCTTATGTTGGAGGAACAGATGAATCCAGCGCTCAACCTACGGTTTATCCTGTTTTGATTGAACATTCTGAATGTATCGTTTTTTGGGGATGTGATCCTATTAATACCAATCAAATTGCATGGGGTGTCCCAACACATGGCGTTTATAAATACCTTAAAGAGTTGAAAGAAGAAGGTAAAAAACGAGGGGTTAAATTTTATGTGATTGATCCTGTGTACAACAACACAGGCATGTATTTCGGTGCGGAGCATATTCAAATTCGCCCTACAACAGATGTGGCGATGATGCTAGGAATGGCGCATTACCTCTATAAAGAAAAACTGTATAACGCAGATTTTATTAAAAAATATACCATAGGTTTTGATCAGTTTAAACAATACCTTTTAGGTGAGAGTGAAGATATGGTGGCAAAAACACCAGAGTGGGCAGCCTCTATTTGTGGTGTGCCTGTAGAAGTGATTAAAATGCTTGCAAAAGAGTGTGTTTCTAAACGTACGATGCTCATGGGTGGATGGTCAACCCAACGGGCACATCATGGTGAACAACCTAACTGGATGCTTATTACGCTTGCAAGTATGTTAGGTCAAATTGGACTTCCAGGAGGAGGGTACGGTTGTAATTATCACTACTCTTCAAATGGCGTTCCTATGCCTGCGGCCGCAACGGGTAATCCTTTGACAAAAGCTGATGCGGATGCTAAAGATTTTGCGAGTGCATCTCCAGGACTTTCAGGTATTAGTATCAAGTCTAAAATTAAAGGACCTTGGGATAAAGCGAAAATGGAAATTATCCCTGTATCTCGCATTGTTGAGTGTTTAGAAAACGCAGGAAAAGAGTATAACTTTGATGGGCATACCAAAAAATGGCCTGAATTAAAAATGGCGTATTGGGCGGGTGGAAATCCATTTCATCACCATCAAGACAGAAACCGCATGATAAAAGCATGGCAAAAACTAGAGACCTTTGTGGTTCAAGATAATTTCTGGACGGCGAGTGCAAGAATGGCAGATATTATTCTTCCGGCAACGACAGAGCAAGAACGCAATGATATTACCAAAGCGCACACGAATGAATACATTTTTGCGATGAAACAAGCCGTGGCTCCAGCAGGAGAGGCGATGGATGATTTTGATATTTTTGTCAATATTTTAAGACGTTTTACCGCAGAGCAAGTTTTAGCCTTTACTGAGGGAAAAAGTAAAATGGAATGGATCAAATCTTTTTACCAAGCCTCGTTTGATAAAGCGGCTAAATCAGGTGTTAAAATGCCAACATTTGATGCGTTTTGGGAGAAAGGGTATGTTTATTTTGAGACACCTGAGAGTGCTAAGAAGTTTATTAAACATGAAAAATTCAGAGCAAATCCTGTGGTCAATCGTTTAGGTACGCCTTCGGGAAAAATCGAGATTTTCTCCAAAAAAATAGCAGGGTATAACTACAAAGAGTGTAAAGGTCATCCTATGTGGTTTGAACCTATGGAGTGGGCAGGAAGTAAGGTGGCTAAAGAATTTCCTTTAAGTCTGGTTTCTCCCCATCCCAAATACCGTCTACACTCTCAGCTCAATAATACATGGCTTCGCCACCTTGAAGAGGTCAATGGTCGTGAGCCGATTTGGATGCACCCTAATGATGCGAAAAAAAGAGGCATTAAAAATGGGGATGTCGTTAGGGTCTTTAATAAACGTGGACAGGTTTTAGCAGGAGCCGTAGTGACAGAAGCCATTATGGAAGGGGCGGTGAGAATGCAAGAGGGCGCATGGTATGACCCAAAAGAAGCAGGAAAGGTTGGTACATTGTGTGTGCACGGTGATGTCAATGTATTAATTCCTGATGTGGGAACGTCAGAACTTGCGCAAGGTAATCAAGCAACAGCGTTGGTGGAAATTGAAAAATTCAAGGGCGAAGTACCTGCCATTAGCATTTTTAAAGCACCAAAGATAAAGGGCGCCTAA
- a CDS encoding cytochrome C heme-binding periplasmic protein, which translates to MKPFKAIAPLCIVATLVCAQSAFVAQNVPLFATASDGSALGELIVASQVNVLSQKGEFTEVEFVGFMPEGSTKAYEKIGMLMVGFEAPTPSTYKVIGQKKDEYESIWLNVSVKGFVKTKALKETKASILEEGKAAFQAKCGTCHALHPEGEFDANVWPSILEAMSPQAGLSSAERYSIEKYLQNYQH; encoded by the coding sequence ATGAAACCATTCAAAGCAATAGCACCCTTGTGTATCGTAGCAACGTTGGTATGCGCACAAAGTGCCTTTGTTGCTCAAAATGTGCCTTTGTTCGCAACGGCGAGTGACGGATCAGCTCTAGGGGAGCTGATCGTTGCTTCCCAAGTGAATGTGCTCTCTCAAAAAGGAGAGTTTACTGAAGTTGAGTTTGTCGGATTTATGCCTGAGGGAAGCACAAAAGCTTATGAAAAAATAGGGATGTTAATGGTGGGTTTTGAAGCACCCACACCTTCAACCTATAAAGTCATAGGGCAAAAAAAAGATGAGTATGAGAGCATATGGCTGAATGTATCGGTAAAAGGATTTGTGAAAACAAAAGCCCTCAAAGAGACAAAAGCGTCTATTTTAGAAGAGGGTAAGGCAGCGTTTCAAGCCAAGTGTGGGACCTGTCATGCCCTGCATCCTGAGGGTGAGTTTGATGCCAATGTTTGGCCGAGCATTTTAGAAGCAATGAGTCCGCAAGCGGGACTTTCAAGTGCGGAGCGTTACAGTATTGAAAAATACCTGCAAAATTATCAGCACTAA